Proteins encoded within one genomic window of Humulus lupulus chromosome 1, drHumLupu1.1, whole genome shotgun sequence:
- the LOC133819698 gene encoding protein MOR1-like — translation MEKWKEGIHTALRRSVREIGLDVAEQSGEVTRSVSGPVLPRKNYGNADIHVERQLMPRVLACTNGPTDWNEALDIISFGSPEQSVEGMKVVCHELTQATNDPEGSAMDELIKDADRLVSGLANKVALYSVLPCTLVFVSGFCFFFWHYLGFDYELFPIK, via the exons ATGGAAAAATGGAAGGAAGGAATACATACTGCTTTGAGACGTTCTGTGAGGGAAATTGG ATTGGATGTAGCAGAGCAAAGTGGAGAGGTTACACGATCTGTCTCTGGCCCAGTACTTCCAAG GAAAAACTATGGGAATGCTGACATACATGTGGAGAGACAACTTATGCCCCGTGTTCTTGCTTGTACCAATGGCCCCACTGATTGGAATGAAGCTTTGGATATTATTTCTTTTGGTTCTCCCGAGCAG TCTGTTGAAGGAATGAAAGTCGTGTGTCATGAGCTGACACAAGCCACTAATGATCCAGAAGGTAGTGCAATGGATGAACTTATTAAAGATGCAGACAGACTTGTTTCAGGCCTTGCAAACAAGGTAGCGCTTTACTCTGTCCTTCCCTGTACTTTAGTTTTTGTTTCtgggttttgtttttttttttggcattatTTAGGCTTTGATTATGAACTTTTTCCCATAAAATAG